One genomic window of Gossypium hirsutum isolate 1008001.06 chromosome D11, Gossypium_hirsutum_v2.1, whole genome shotgun sequence includes the following:
- the LOC107913212 gene encoding uncharacterized membrane protein At3g27390 isoform X1 — translation MAWFVKIFWMFWNYTTLKVNRKEWVLSIIKISWFSGMDAGNSNQAGWLRIVYVVFAFCSALFLGALKGLLVGPIAALILIIGNLGVILGLLPAHIAWTIYTVVKTNRFDAPLKVALLIALPALFGIWLGLSIAGTVIVSVCYGFFTPWVSSFEAFRLDDESDRFFHCVVDGTWDTIKGSCTVVRDFSDLCFHSYPLYLKELRESPVSNEVRTLRLIHVPGLIVVGLLGLIVHIPIYTIIAIVKSPYMLFRGWFRLTHDLISREGPFLETACIPVAGLTILLWPIVVIGSIIMAIFSSIFIGLYGSVIVYQERSFKRGVAYVIAMIAEFDEYTNDWLYLREGTIFPKPSYRKKNGSEIEYSVGGLGGRFSSTTGEPPAMLMPTLARSVSVREAIKEVKMVQVWTNVMKSCEIRGKELLEAKVITSLDLCEWLKAKGSNEGAIIGVGLPCYSFLQTLLVSIRSGSNGLLMLDNVEINSLNRPKDKLLDWFFNPIMVLKEQIRVIKLGDGEVKLLEKLVLFGTNLERMDAWDNGSIVPQDSLRAAQMEGISRRMIGIARSISKLPTYRRKFRQVVKELITHASDKQDIPKCGSIKSTSSYEQV, via the exons ATGGCATGGTTTGTCAAAATCTTCTGGATGTTTTGGAATTACACGACCTTAAAAGTAAACAGAAAGGAGTGGGTTCTCTCCATCATA aaaatctcatggttTTCAGGGATGGATGCGGGGAACAGTAATCAAGCAGGTTGGCTAAGGATTGTTTATGTGGTGTTTGCTTTTTGTTCTGCTCTCTTTCTCGGCGCTCTTAAAG GTTTACTTGTTGGACCTATTGCAGCTTTGATACTGATAATAGGAAATTTGGGGGTCATCTTGGGATTGTTACCAGCACATATTGCCTGGACTATATACACAGTTGTAAA GACTAATAGATTTGATGCACCTCTTAAAGTAGCTCTATTAATTGCTTTGCCTGCTTTATTTGGTATATGGTTGGGTTTAAGCATAGCTGGAACTGTTATTGTTAGTGTTTGTTATGGTTTCTTCACTCCCTGGGTTTCATCTTTTGAAGCCTTCAGACTTGACGACGAGTCCGACAGATTCTTTCATTGTGTCGTG GATGGAACATGGGACACTATCAAAGGAAGTTGCACTGTGGTTAGAGATTTTTCAGATTTATGTTTCCATTCATATCCACTCTACTTGAAGGAACTACGTGAATCCCCTGTCTCGAATGAGGTCCGAACTCTGCG GTTGATTCATGTGCCAGGACTCATTGTTGTTGGATTGTTGGGACTAATTGTGCATATTCCCATTTACACTATAATCGCCATAGTTAAAAGTCCATACATGTTATTTAGGGGATGGTTTCGACTGACGCATGATCTAATTAGCAGAGAAGGTCCATTCCTTGAAACAGCATGCATCCCCGTTGCTGGTTTGACAATCCTCTTGTGGCCAATCGTTGTGATAGGGAGCATAATAATGGCTATTTTCTCCAGCATCTTCATCGGATTGTATGGATCGGTCATCGTATACCAG GAAAGATCATTCAAGAGGGGGGTTGCATATGTGATTGCAATGATAGCTGAATTTGATGAGTACACAAATGATTGGCTTTATCTCAGAGAAGGAACAATCTTTCCAAA GCCTTCATATCGCAAGAAAAATGGGTCTGAAATCGAGTATTCAGTAGGAGGACTTGGTGGGAGATTCAGTTCCACAACTGGTGAACCACCTGCAATGCTTATGCCAACCTTAGCTCGTTCAGTATCAGTTAGAGAGGCAATAAAGGAAGTGAAAATGGTTCAG GTATGGACGAATGTGATGAAATCATGTGAAATAAGGGGCAAGGAACTATTGGAAGCTAAAGTAATAACTTCATTAGATCTCTGTGAATGGTTGAAAGCAAAGGGTAGTAATGAAGGAGCCATTATCGGTGTTGGCCTACCATGTTATAGTTTCTTGCAGACCCTCCTGGTTTCTATCAGATCCGGGTCTAATGGTTTGTTAATGCTTGATAATGTCGAAATAAACAGTCTGAATCGACCAAAAGACAAGCTGCTGGATTGGTTCTTTAACCCAATAATGGTGCTGAAAGAACAAATCAGGGTTATAAAACTGGGAGATGGTGAAGTTAAGCTGTTGGAGAAGTTGGTTCTTTTTGGGACCAACTTAGAACGTATGGATGCTTGGGACAATGGCAGTATAGTTCCTCAAGATTCTCTCAGAGCTGCCCAAATGGAAGGCATAAGTAGAAG AATGATTGGAATAGCGAGGAGCATATCGAAATTGCCAACATATAGAAGAAAATTTCGTCAAGTAGTGAAAGAGTTGATTACACATGCTTCAGACAAACAAGACATTCCTAAATGTGGTTCCATAAAATCAACCTCAAGCTATGAACAagtttaa
- the LOC107913213 gene encoding cyclin-dependent kinase inhibitor 7 isoform X2: protein MRRKCRKFGEIAVMELSDVGLRTRAMAAATGTVQKKRRRLNGDGDAEFKATSSRASTTSYIQLRSRRILVDHHRLNENRCLSPNLDHDDDVSCCSSNIGSSDKRIIQLPDLEDETMEVETSTHLNFRERRETTPSSELRAEPEALDSTSRQSEANSRRRSTAEKMPTEAELEEFFAAAEKKVKEQFAEKYNYDIVKDEPLEGRYQWVRLNS from the exons aTGAGGAGAAAGTGTAGAAAATTTGGAGAAATCGCAGTCATGGAGCTCTCTGACGTCGGACTTCGAACACGAGCCATGGCGGCGGCCACAGGAACAGTTCAGAAGAAACGCAGAAGATTAAACGGCGACGGAGATGCTGAATTCAAAGCAACTTCTTCAAGGGCCTCAACGACGTCGTATATTCAGTTACGAAGCCGGAGAATTTTGGTGGATCATCATCGGCTCAATGAAAATCGATGTTTGAGCCCTAACTTGGATCATGATGATGACGTGTCGTGCTGTTCAAGCAATATCGGATCAAGCGATAAAAGGATTATCCAATTGCCAGATCTGGAG GATGAAACCATGGAAGTTGAAACATCCACGCATTTAAACTTCAGAGAAAG GAGAGAAACGACACCGTCGAGTGAGCTCCGAGCTGAACCAGAAGCACTGGATTCAACGTCGCGGCAATCAGAGGCGAACTCTCGCCGTAGATCAACGGCGGAGAAGATGCCAACCGAAGCTGAACTTGAAGAATTCTTTGCTGCTGCTGAGAAAAAAGTTAAAGAACAGTTCGCGGAAAA GTATAACTACGATATCGTCAAGGACGAACCGTTGGAAGGACGTTACCAGTGGGTTCGATTAAATTCATGA
- the LOC107913213 gene encoding cyclin-dependent kinase inhibitor 7 isoform X1, whose product MRRKCRKFGEIAVMELSDVGLRTRAMAAATGTVQKKRRRLNGDGDAEFKATSSRASTTSYIQLRSRRILVDHHRLNENRCLSPNLDHDDDVSCCSSNIGSSDKRIIQLPDLEDETMEVETSTHLNFRESRRETTPSSELRAEPEALDSTSRQSEANSRRRSTAEKMPTEAELEEFFAAAEKKVKEQFAEKYNYDIVKDEPLEGRYQWVRLNS is encoded by the exons aTGAGGAGAAAGTGTAGAAAATTTGGAGAAATCGCAGTCATGGAGCTCTCTGACGTCGGACTTCGAACACGAGCCATGGCGGCGGCCACAGGAACAGTTCAGAAGAAACGCAGAAGATTAAACGGCGACGGAGATGCTGAATTCAAAGCAACTTCTTCAAGGGCCTCAACGACGTCGTATATTCAGTTACGAAGCCGGAGAATTTTGGTGGATCATCATCGGCTCAATGAAAATCGATGTTTGAGCCCTAACTTGGATCATGATGATGACGTGTCGTGCTGTTCAAGCAATATCGGATCAAGCGATAAAAGGATTATCCAATTGCCAGATCTGGAG GATGAAACCATGGAAGTTGAAACATCCACGCATTTAAACTTCAGAGAAAG CAGGAGAGAAACGACACCGTCGAGTGAGCTCCGAGCTGAACCAGAAGCACTGGATTCAACGTCGCGGCAATCAGAGGCGAACTCTCGCCGTAGATCAACGGCGGAGAAGATGCCAACCGAAGCTGAACTTGAAGAATTCTTTGCTGCTGCTGAGAAAAAAGTTAAAGAACAGTTCGCGGAAAA GTATAACTACGATATCGTCAAGGACGAACCGTTGGAAGGACGTTACCAGTGGGTTCGATTAAATTCATGA
- the LOC107913212 gene encoding uncharacterized membrane protein At3g27390 isoform X2: MVCQNLLDVLELHDLKSKQKGVGSLHHRMDAGNSNQAGWLRIVYVVFAFCSALFLGALKGLLVGPIAALILIIGNLGVILGLLPAHIAWTIYTVVKTNRFDAPLKVALLIALPALFGIWLGLSIAGTVIVSVCYGFFTPWVSSFEAFRLDDESDRFFHCVVDGTWDTIKGSCTVVRDFSDLCFHSYPLYLKELRESPVSNEVRTLRLIHVPGLIVVGLLGLIVHIPIYTIIAIVKSPYMLFRGWFRLTHDLISREGPFLETACIPVAGLTILLWPIVVIGSIIMAIFSSIFIGLYGSVIVYQERSFKRGVAYVIAMIAEFDEYTNDWLYLREGTIFPKPSYRKKNGSEIEYSVGGLGGRFSSTTGEPPAMLMPTLARSVSVREAIKEVKMVQVWTNVMKSCEIRGKELLEAKVITSLDLCEWLKAKGSNEGAIIGVGLPCYSFLQTLLVSIRSGSNGLLMLDNVEINSLNRPKDKLLDWFFNPIMVLKEQIRVIKLGDGEVKLLEKLVLFGTNLERMDAWDNGSIVPQDSLRAAQMEGISRRMIGIARSISKLPTYRRKFRQVVKELITHASDKQDIPKCGSIKSTSSYEQV; encoded by the exons ATGGTTTGTCAAAATCTTCTGGATGTTTTGGAATTACACGACCTTAAAAGTAAACAGAAAGGAGTGGGTTCTCTCCATCATA GGATGGATGCGGGGAACAGTAATCAAGCAGGTTGGCTAAGGATTGTTTATGTGGTGTTTGCTTTTTGTTCTGCTCTCTTTCTCGGCGCTCTTAAAG GTTTACTTGTTGGACCTATTGCAGCTTTGATACTGATAATAGGAAATTTGGGGGTCATCTTGGGATTGTTACCAGCACATATTGCCTGGACTATATACACAGTTGTAAA GACTAATAGATTTGATGCACCTCTTAAAGTAGCTCTATTAATTGCTTTGCCTGCTTTATTTGGTATATGGTTGGGTTTAAGCATAGCTGGAACTGTTATTGTTAGTGTTTGTTATGGTTTCTTCACTCCCTGGGTTTCATCTTTTGAAGCCTTCAGACTTGACGACGAGTCCGACAGATTCTTTCATTGTGTCGTG GATGGAACATGGGACACTATCAAAGGAAGTTGCACTGTGGTTAGAGATTTTTCAGATTTATGTTTCCATTCATATCCACTCTACTTGAAGGAACTACGTGAATCCCCTGTCTCGAATGAGGTCCGAACTCTGCG GTTGATTCATGTGCCAGGACTCATTGTTGTTGGATTGTTGGGACTAATTGTGCATATTCCCATTTACACTATAATCGCCATAGTTAAAAGTCCATACATGTTATTTAGGGGATGGTTTCGACTGACGCATGATCTAATTAGCAGAGAAGGTCCATTCCTTGAAACAGCATGCATCCCCGTTGCTGGTTTGACAATCCTCTTGTGGCCAATCGTTGTGATAGGGAGCATAATAATGGCTATTTTCTCCAGCATCTTCATCGGATTGTATGGATCGGTCATCGTATACCAG GAAAGATCATTCAAGAGGGGGGTTGCATATGTGATTGCAATGATAGCTGAATTTGATGAGTACACAAATGATTGGCTTTATCTCAGAGAAGGAACAATCTTTCCAAA GCCTTCATATCGCAAGAAAAATGGGTCTGAAATCGAGTATTCAGTAGGAGGACTTGGTGGGAGATTCAGTTCCACAACTGGTGAACCACCTGCAATGCTTATGCCAACCTTAGCTCGTTCAGTATCAGTTAGAGAGGCAATAAAGGAAGTGAAAATGGTTCAG GTATGGACGAATGTGATGAAATCATGTGAAATAAGGGGCAAGGAACTATTGGAAGCTAAAGTAATAACTTCATTAGATCTCTGTGAATGGTTGAAAGCAAAGGGTAGTAATGAAGGAGCCATTATCGGTGTTGGCCTACCATGTTATAGTTTCTTGCAGACCCTCCTGGTTTCTATCAGATCCGGGTCTAATGGTTTGTTAATGCTTGATAATGTCGAAATAAACAGTCTGAATCGACCAAAAGACAAGCTGCTGGATTGGTTCTTTAACCCAATAATGGTGCTGAAAGAACAAATCAGGGTTATAAAACTGGGAGATGGTGAAGTTAAGCTGTTGGAGAAGTTGGTTCTTTTTGGGACCAACTTAGAACGTATGGATGCTTGGGACAATGGCAGTATAGTTCCTCAAGATTCTCTCAGAGCTGCCCAAATGGAAGGCATAAGTAGAAG AATGATTGGAATAGCGAGGAGCATATCGAAATTGCCAACATATAGAAGAAAATTTCGTCAAGTAGTGAAAGAGTTGATTACACATGCTTCAGACAAACAAGACATTCCTAAATGTGGTTCCATAAAATCAACCTCAAGCTATGAACAagtttaa